The genomic segment GAATGGCAGGGTTTGAAGTGATAGGGTGGCTATTATGAAGATAATAAATAATTTTTGGGGAATGCCATTACTTATGAGGTATCTAGTTTTGCTAGGTTTACTTGGGCCATTTATTGCATTGTATTCTGTATCATCTGACTATGTGTATGGATTTGATGGGGTTAAAAGAGGGTTGGAAGTTGAAGCCCTTACCAAATTTTTAATCGTGCTTTGTATGTTCCCTACTTTTTTGGGCTCAATCATGATGCTATTTAAGATTAGGGCGTCTATATTACTATATAGTGGCGGGTGGTTTATCGTTTGTTTGTCACCATTACTTGTTGACTCAATAAAGACTCTGAATGGAATGTGGCTGTATCAGTTCATATTTGAAATGTTTATAGGTTTCGCTGTGGTCTGCTATTTCGTTATAAATAAACGTGTTAAAGAATATTTTGCTATCGACGAGTGAATTTAAAAAGTAATTAACTCCATAATAAGGAGTCATAATATGGGTTCTGGTAAGGATGGCGGCCTGATAATAAAACTATGCAAAGCTATATATAGCATGTCTGTCACCATTTACTTTTCTTTATATCCTACTGTTTCAATTGGTAATGAACGATGAGATTTCTTTAATTCATGCCATAGGGTTATCTCAATTATGGGTGATTGTTTTTATCTTAATTAAAGGATATAGGATCGAAGTGTCTAATAACTATTGCTGTATAGCTAGTATCTTGAGAAGTACGAAAACATTTAAAATCAGTGAACTTGACCATATTAGAATTGTTTCACCTCTTGAGGGGGGATTTTCTCGTATATGGAAGCCTCCATTTCGAGCTGCTTTTTGTTTAAAAGATGGTAGAGAAATAGAAGTAAATATAAAGATGTATGAGTTAGAAAAACTTGAATCTGTAGCTAAGGCTTGCGGTGTAGTGTTCATAAATTCGGATTGAGGCAAGAAAGGTTTATTATGAAACATAAGCGTTTTATGCCAAGCGAAGTCTTATTGTCTCGTCTGCTATCTTTCGGCATTGCTATCGGCATGATACTAGCGGGAGTCATCGCTAGCACCTGGTGGATTGACGGGAACCTAGAAAAAGGGGTTTTTTGCTTGATCGGAATGACAGTTTTCACTATTCACAATGGGATTAGGGTTCTCGAATGCAATAAAGATAAGAAACTTTTTATTATTATATTTATAATCCCATTGATTGTCAGTGGCGTGTTTTTTATTTTTGGGTTTTTTATTTAGGACTTATGGATAAGATTATTCGGTAACTAAACGGGTTCTTAAGAGAGTGATAGAATAAATCGTACTACTCAACTAATAGAAGATGTTGAGAAATACAAGCATAATAAGGAGATTGGATGAAGGATTTCATGATGGCACTTATCTTTTCTAAGATGGTGCTATTAACAGCATCACCTATATCAATTTTTGATGGAGTATATAGTATTTATCTAGATAAACCTATATCAGCTGTCACGTCAGGGGCTAGCTTACAACTAGATGTGACATCTATGGTTTTGGGAGTTGACTTTAATGACATTCTCGAAATAAGAAGGGAAGTCAAGAGGCTATTCCCGAGTGGCTCAATATCAGCAAACTTGATAGGTCGTGGTGTAAATACAGAATTACTATATGATGGGAATACTTTTATTGGTGGCAGAAAAGTATACTTATCTTTGACTGGAAATATACCAGTTAGTACCGAGTGGAATAGAGTAACAATAGATAGTGATATCAATTTAAAAAATGTTTTAATTGAATGGAAGAACTACAAGAATCAGGTGAAAGGTAAATGTAATGCTAATAATGAAAATTGGTGGCTATTTTCTTGATTTCTTTTCCTAGTGAATGGGTGTTCATTATTATGGATATTCAGAGATTGCGATTTTTCATTTTGTGGGTTGTTCAGGCTGTCTTGATAACTGTCCATTTGGTTTTAGATGATGACAGAGATGGAACCTTTATAACATGGCATTACTTTACGGCACTAATTTACTTCATATTTGTATGTGGTTATATAATTTCACTCAGGTGCCCAAACTCTTCATGCCGGGTGCCTCAAATTTATAGAGGGATATCTCCACTCTCTTGGCGCCTTCCCTCAGATTACTGCTGGAAATGCGGATTAAAGATCAAGAAGGATAGAGAGTGAACTTTTATATTATTGGCTGATGTGCCTCTGCATGGGGATCTCAGATATCAGCCAAGCTGGGAGAGTGATGCCAAACTGGTTGCAACTTGTTACAGTGGGGGGTGTCTGATGGAGAAGAAAAACCACCAAGGAGTAACCATGAAAAAAATGATGTTGGCAGCCCTGCTGGCCTTAAGCTCGACTCTTCCTCTTGCCGCCCATGCCATCGATGTTCCCGAGGCACCCCATGTGATCACCAGTGGCTATGCCGAAGTCAAAGCTGCGCCGGATATGGCAACTCTGTCATTTTCAGTCACACAATCCAATAAAGAGAGTTTGGCAGCCAAACAACAGGTAGACGAGAGAGTTGGGAAATTCCTCACTGAATTAGAACAGTTGGGGATTGCTAAAACCGATATCGAAGCGGGGAATCTCATCACCAATCCTGAATATCGCTACCCTAAGGATCAGCCCCGTGAGCTGACAGGGTACCGAGCGACCCGGCAATTGACGGTTCGGCTCAATAAGCTCGATGATCTCAGCAAGTTGGTCGATAGTGCTCTCAAGGTAGGGATCAATCAAGTCAACCGGATCAGTTATGGTGTGAAAGAGGCAGATAAGCTAAAGCGTAAGGCTCTGCAGCTCGCGATCAAAGACTCTAAACATAAGGCGAGTCTCTTGGCTCGCTCTTATGATGCCAAATTGGGTAAGGTTTACGCGATTGAATATCAGCCTCAGGCCACCCCTGGCCCAATGCCTCGCTATGGAATGAATATGATGGCGATGGAAGCAAAGACTAACACTTACGTTAAAAACGATATTACTTTCAGTGATTCTATTCAGGTGGTGTTTAAGCTTAAAGAATAACCATGAAAAGACCTCCTCCGTGCTTCCATACTTGGTTTAAGGGCCCCGTCTATTTGCTCTGAGAGTTTCAAATAGGAGCAAAGGGTAAGCGGCATGGATGCAGTAAAAAGACAATCAGTTCATGGACGCACTGTTTGTCTGTACCTTTGCGAATTTGAAACTTGAGGATGAAGCAAATTTCGGGGTGTCCTTGAGAGTGAAGAGGGTATTGGACAAGCAATACCTTCTTCCCGTTGTTGCTCGGTAGCGACAATGTGCTGCAGGCACAAATTAGTGGGCCCAGGCCAAACAATGTAAATAGCTCATAGGGCGACAGCATGTGGTTGTACCGCCCTCGAAGTTTGCTCCTTTGGAAAAGGAGAGCTAATACAAGATCCTCGCCCTGATAGTCCCTTCAATCTGTTTCAGTTGAGTAAGCAACTGTTCCCCATTTTCTGTTTCAACATCCGTGACTACATAACCGATATCTGCATTGGTCTGCAGGTATTGGGCGGCGATATTGATTCCGGAATCGGCAAACACATGGTTCATAGCCGTTAACACACCCGGACGATTGTGGTGGATATGCAGCAGCCGACAGGCATCGTTGTGAGGGGGTAGGGTGACCTCAGGGAAGTTTACGGCTGAAAGGGTCGTACCGTTGTCAGAGTAGCGGGTGAGTTTTTCAGCAACTTCTGTTCCGATATTCTTCTGCGCCTCCTGGGTTGATCCCCCGATATGCGGAGTCAGGATCACATTATCAAACTCCTGTAGCGGGCAATCAAATGGGTCGCCATTGGCCTTTGGCTCTTGTGGGTATACGTCGATAGCTGCTCCACCAATATGTTCAGCGCGCAGGGCTTCCGCCAAGGCATCGATATCCACTACATGGCCCCGCGCCGCATTTATAAGGATTGAACCAGGTTTCATCCGGGAAAGCTCGCGGGCGCCTATCATCTGATGAGTGAGCTCAGTTTCTGGCACATGCAGTGACACCACATCCGAGATTGCCAGAAGCTGATTGAGATAACTGATCTGGGTTGCGTTCCCCAACGATAGTTTATTCTGAATATCGTAGTAACAAACTTTCATCCCGATGTTCTCGGCCATGACTCCGAGCTGGGTTCCTATGTGGCCATAGCCAATGATCCCCAGGGTCTTGCCTCGTGCTTCAACCGCATTACGGGCGGTTTTATCCCAAATCCCCCGGTGGGTGAGCATATTTTGCTTTGGAATGCCGCGCATTAGAAGTAAAATCTCGCCCAATACCAACTCTGCTACGCTGCGAGTGTTGGAAAATGGTGCATTAAATACAGGTATCCCCATCAGCTGTGCTGCATCGAGAGCGATTTGGTTGGTGCCAATGCAGAAGCAACCGATCCCCGCAAGCTTGGGCAGCTGGCGCAAAATCTCGGGAGTAAGTTGAGTTCGCGAGCGAATGCCGACAAAGCGCGCATCTTTGAGGGTTTTTACCAGATCTTTAGGGGGTAAACTACCGGACAAAGTGGTGATATTGTGGTAACCTTCGCGTTTGAAAATTTCGCTGGCGTTGGGATGGATTCCTTCTAGCAGCACCACCTTGAGCTGCTCCTTGTCGAGGGATAGGCGAGTCATTATTGTCCTTATAATTGTTCCGTAGTTGCTGGTTATATCACCAAAAAGCAGGAGAAACAGCAAGTATGGGTTACCCGATAGTAAAACTGTGTTATAAAAGGTTCGCTAAAATGCTTTACCCAGCCCTCTGGACTCGAGTTTAACTACATGGACGTTGTACGACTACTCCTCGTTTTTTTGATCTCCTTGATCTCGCTATTTGTCATGCGCAAAGTCGCACGGCGTGTCGGTCTGCTTGATAAACCCAGTGGGCGAAAAAAGCACAAGGGTTCCATTCCCTTAGTTGGTGGTATCTCTCTTTTCATCGGAGTGACCTGTTATCTGGTACTTACCTCCTTTTCTACACCTGGCTCGATTCTCTATTTTGGCTGTGCCCTGGTGCTACTTATCGTCGGGGTACTGGATGATAGGTTCGATCTGAGTGTCAAGAGTCGGATGCTGATCCAGCTGATCGTGACTGTAGTCATGATGGTTGTCGGCAATTTATGGCTTAAATCTTTTGGAAATCTTTTAGGGTTCGGAGAGCTCAATCTTCGCATCGGTGGAATCGGTTATCTGGTCACTGTGTTAGGTGTTATCGGTGCCATCAATGCATTCAATATGGTTGACGGTATCGACGGCCTGCTTGGTGGGTTAGCGAGCGTAACCTTGGCTGGACTGGGCTACTGGTTTTATATGGCTGGCCTTCATCAACTGGCAGCCTTCTGTTTTGCCTTCATCGCTGCAACTATCCCCTATATTTTGCTCAACCTTGGGATCCCCTGGGGCCGTAAGTTCAAAGTCTTTATGGGCGATGCTGGGAGCATGGTGATCGGTTTTAGCGTGATCTGGCTGCTGATGCAGGCAACGCAGGGAACTCATACAACAATGCGTCCAGTCACCGCTCTATGGCTGGTCGCTATTCCCCTGATGGATATGGTGGCTATCATGGCGCGGCGGATTAAAAAGGGTCAATCTCCCTTCAAACCAGATCGTAACCATCTACATCATATTCTGTTGCGTGCTGGCTTCACTTCAGGGCAAACCCTGTTAGTGATCTGTGTGATGTCTGCCCTTCTGGCTTGTATCGGCCTGACAGGTGAGATGCAAGATATTCCAGCCCCTGTGATGTTGTTGAGCTTTTTAGTCCTGTTTGTGCTGTATAACCTAGCGATCCGACACATCTGGCGAGTGACTAAGCTTATTCGTCGTTTTAATCGCCCCTCCGTAAAGGCTGGCAATAAGCCCGGGAGTTTGCTGTAATCCCAAGGTTTGTTTTTCCTGAGATATTTACAAGGTAATCATTTGGTACTTGCGACAGCATTGGGGAGCTGAAACCTCGGGGCGGTAGCGTGCCTGAATAAGTGGTATAGCTTTCCAGTCTTTGGAAGAGCATTGTATTTACTCCCTGCTGGAGCAGCTTAGTCTTACCATCAAGTCTAAGAGAATAAGGATATCTGAGTGCGTTGTTGGCAAGCCTCTTTCATTGCGTTCGCTTTTTTGAATATACATGTTGCTAAGGCCTCTCCCTGGGTTGAGCCGGATGATCCAATGCTGCGGGTTAACCTGCAGCAGCTGGCTGATGCGGGTTACATCAAGGCTCCGCTCACCACCTTTCCGCTGCAGTGGGCCTTGCTTAATGATGATCTGCAAAAAATAGATCCGCTCAAGCTTCCAGACTATTTGAATCTTGCGTATCGGTATGTAAAGCATTACTACAATGATGCACGTCTTGGTAGGGGCACCTCACGACTTAAGATGCTGAGTACCACCCAGGCTCCTTATCGATTGGGTTATGGCTCTTTTGCCCGGGATGAGTGGGGTGTGTATTCAAGCTATGAACATACAGATGCCAAGTTCTCATTTCGGGTGAATGCAAACTATGCCAAGCAGACCGATGGCGACAAAAAATTTAATTATCAGGGAAGCTATGCCGCGATTGCCAATGGCTCGCTGACTGTTGCTGTGGGAGAGTTGGAGCGTTGGTGGGGGCCTGGCTGGCAATCAAGCCTCAGTTGGTCACAAAATTCTAACGCTGTGCCTGCAATATCTACCTCTTGGTTTGGTTTACAAAATCCTATACTGGGTGATTGGTCCTTCATCAGCTTAGTAGGGCAGCTCGACTCGACCAGCCCCAATAATTACCTGTGGGCCAGCAGGATTAGCTCGAAACCATGGCAGTGGTTGGAGCTAGGGGGGTCGTTTCAGAGCTACTGGGGGGCGTCCGGGCAAGCCCGTTATGACGAGTTTCCCAAAGTCATAACAGACCAGGAAGACACGGCAAGGCGGCAGACTAGTTTGGATATGCGGATTCAGCTTCCCAGTATGGGAGAGGTGAGCCAGGGGATTTATGGCCAGATAGTTAGCGGCCAGCAACAGACCAAACTTTCAAGTTACCTCTATGGTTATGAGACCAGCTGGTTCTTAGCAGGGCAACAGGCCCACCTGGTATTCGAGCGGCAAAAGCTTCACGATGATTACTGGCTGCTTAATGATGATGACCCCAACCTGATGGTCAATGAGGATCGGACCATCAATGATCAGCGGCTGGCAACCCTGTGGTCAGCCGGGGGTATCTTCTTTTTAGTAACGAGCATCAATTGCAACTGTTTGTTCATCGGATTAACCCTGAAACAGAATCTATCTTTTATCAAACCTCTTTGGAATATCAGTTGCCGCTATGGAAGGGGCAACTTCATTTGGGCACCGATTATCGTACTCAGCATGCTGATGATGATCGCCTGGGTATGTGGATTGGCTGGGACTTTCGCTTTTAGGAGTAGATGGGAAGCATGAAAAGGATAACAATAAGACAGATCATCCGCTATGCGAAGATCTCCATGTTGGGGCTGTGTAGCTTGACGGCAATCTCTAACACGACTTGGGCCTTTACCCCCAGTGCTCAGCAGATTTCCGAGTTTCAAAAACTGCCGGAATCACAGCAAAAGGCCTTAGCCCAGCAATATGGTGTTGATCTCAGCCAGTTTCAGGCAACAGGGTCTTCTGATGGACAACAGCAAAAGCAACCTGTTGTCCCAACCATAGGGCAAAGGCAGGTTGATTACCAAAAAAATAGTCAGCGTAGCGATACACAGAAAGCCTCTCCCTATCAGGATAAAAAGCTAAAACCCTTTGGTTATGATGTGTTTGCAGGCCAGCCAACCAGCAGCACACCTCTAAATGATATTCCGGTTCCTGATGATTATATGATTGGCCCGGGCGATGAGCTTAAGATCCAGCTCTATGGCAAGGAAAATCAGCAGTTTTCATTAGATGTGAGCCGTTCAGGAGAAGTCGACTTTCCGAATCTCGGGCCGATTTCTGTTGCAGGGCAAACCTTTAGTGAGCTGAAAAAGTCCCTGAAGGAGCGAGTTGCTAAGCAGATGATTGGGGTGGATATTGCAGTGAGCCTGGGTTCACTTCGTACCATCCCGGTATTTGTTTTGGGCGATGCTTATCAGCCCGGAGCCTATAACGTCAATGCCTTGACCACAGTATCACAAGCCCTGATTGCCGCAGGGGGGATCGACACAGTTGGCTCACTGCGTAATATTGAGATCAAACGTCACGGCAAACTGGTTGAGCATCTTGATCTCTACCAGATGCTGCTTAAGGGTAACTCTAAGGGTGATATTCGCCTTCGGGCCGGTGATGTGGTGTTTATCCCCGCCAAGGGGCCGACGGTGGCAATCAGCGGCCAGGTACAGCGCCCTGCCATCTATGAACTCAAGGGTAAAGAGACCTTTGCCCAGGCGATTGCCAATGCCGGTGGTATCAAAGCCAAGGGTGCTAAAAATGATATTGCGCTTAAGCGACAGACTAACTCGGGTATTAAGGTCTATACCCTGAACCTGACTAATAAGAGCGACCGCAGTTTCCGAATCGAAAACGGTGACCAGCTTAAGGTTAAAAAGCAGAGCTCTCAGCTCACCAGTTACATCAAGCTCAAGGGAGCAGTCGTTCGTCCTGGTGTCTACCAGTATCACAAGGGGATACGAGTTTCCGATCTGTTAACGTCAATTAACTCTTCGCTTACTCAAGGGACAGATCTGGATTACGCACTGCTGGTGCGTAAGATCAACCTGCAGGGCGATATCGAGACTTACCAGTTTAACCTTAAGGATGCCATCTTAAACAAGGGTAGTAAGGATGATCTGAAGCTTAGCAATAAAGATGAGATCCTGGTGTTCAGTGAGGCTCGGGCCAGCAGCAATCAAAGCGATGATAACTCTGATCTGAGCAATAGTGATAATAATCAAGCAACAGGTAATCAGAAGCATAGTGCATACAGTGGTCAGCAGGGTCAGCAGGGTCAGCAGGGTCAGCAGGGTCAGCAGGGTCAGCAGGGTCAGCAGGGTCAGCAGGGTCAGTATCAGCAGGGCCAATACCAGGCGCAAGCTAATTCCCAAGCCCAATCATCCGGGCAGGATAGACTCCAGCAGCTGCAGGATAACGGGATCAAAAAGCTTAGCCTGACCTCGTTGGAGCAAAAGACGACCAGTGAACAGATCTCCGATTATTCCCGTAATGCTCTATTGGATCCGATTATTGAAGAGCTGCGCCTGCAGGCGAATATCAATCAACCGGTGCAGATCATTGAGATCAGCGGTGCGGTGAGGTACCCCGGGGTATATCCACTTAGTGTTGGTGAGCGGCTAAGTGATCTAGTGAGAGCTGCCGGAGGCCTCGAGGAGTCAGCCGATCTTAATACTGCCGAGATGAGCCGGGTGACCATAGTGAATGGTCGCCAGCAGATCACCCATAAGCGCTTTGATCTTGGGACTAGCCTTAACTCTAAGGTTGGGGGTGATTTCGAGCTTCAGTCTAAGGACAGAGTGAATATCTTTACCAAGCCTGAGTGGCGAGAAGAGAGCAGTGTAACTTTGAAAGGGGAGGTGAAGTTCCCTGGTACATACACCATCCAGCAGGGGGAGACTCTGGATGATGTGATAAAGCGTGCTGGCGGTCTCACTCGTTTTGCATATCCACAGGGCGCAGTGCTAAGCCGTGAAAGCCTTAAAGAGCAGGAAGCATCTCAGATCGAGATGATGAAAAAGCAGATGGAGCAAGAGATTGCTCAGCTAACTCTGCGTCGTCAAACCAGTGTAGCCCAATATCCATCCTCACCAAGTGAAGCGATGAAGGTGGTTGACGAGCTGCAAAATGCCAAACCGGTTGGACGTTTGGTCATCAACCTGCCAGCCATCCTCAAAGGAAACGAGCAGGATGATGTGATGCTCCAAGGTGGAGATCTCCTGTATGTGCCGGTGAAGCAGAAGGTAATCAGTGTTGTAGGCCAAGTACAATTCCCTGCAAGCTTTGTGTTTGACCCTCGTGAGAGCGTGAGTGATTATCTCAATAAGGCAGGTGGTACCAAGGCTCAAGCTGATGACGATCGCATCTATGTGATCCGAGCTAACGGATCTGTGATGCTGCCAAACAACTCTTATTGGTTCAGCCGTAAGAATGATGAATTGCAACCAGGTGATACCATTGTTGTACCAATCAATAGCAACTACCTGGATAAGCTGAGTATTGCCAGCACAGCAACCCAGATGCTGTATCAGATTGGTGTAGCATATAAGGCAATCAGCGACTAACTGAGTAAGCATGGACTGCGTTATTAAGTAGGTCATGCTTATGATGATTTCAGTGACTCATTGTTTTTAGGCAATGGGTCACTTTTTTATTTGTAGAAACTTAAAATATGTCTGAGCAGAGGTAATCAGGCATCATTCACATGACAATCTCGGCCTGACCCGTAAGTAGGATGTTTATGAATGAATCAGTGAAGGAAAACCAGATCATCTATGTTCCGGTTCAACAAGCTATTGGACCTATTGAGCAACAAAAGGATGTTGAAATCGATCTTAGAGAGTTATTTGGTGTTCTTTGGAAGAGCAAGTTGGTCATCATAGCCTGTGCGTTTATCTTTGCTATAGCTGGTGTGATCTACAGTCTGATGCTTCCAAATCTTTACCAGTCATCAGCATTGCTGGCACCAGTGCAGCAGCAAAATCAGATGAGCTCATTAGCTTCTAAATACGGAGGTTTAGCATCTTTAGCTGGTATCGATCTGGGAGGTGGTAGTGGTGGCGACCAAACTCAACTAGCGCTTGCAACCTTACAATCACGAGAGTTTATTACTCACTTTATCCATCAGCACCATTTACTGCCAGAGCTGATGGCAGCAAAAAAATGGGACAAGTCAGATAACAAAATCATCTTTAACTCTGCTATCTATAATGCAAAATCTAATAACTGGGTAGGAAGATCCATTGGTAATGAAACAGTTAGTAAACCGACAGATCAAGATGCATACAAGACATTAAGTAATATGCTCAGTGTAAATAAAGATAAAGAAACTGGATTTGTTACTATATCTATCAATAGCATATCGCCTTACATAGCCAAGCAGTGGGTCAGTTGGCTGATAATAGATTTGAATCAGTGGATGAAAATGAAAGATATTGATTCATCTAAGCGTAATATTCAATACCTTGAGCAGCAATTAAACAAAACTTCAATCTCGGATATGCAAACAGTCTTCTATCAATTAATTGAGTCGCAAACAAAGAAATTGATGCTGGCTGAAGCTCAAAATGAGTATGTATTTAAAACTATTGATAAAGCAGTTGTTCCAGATGTAAAAATAGGCCCCAGACGATTAATGATAATTTTATTATCTTTTTTTTCTGGTCTGATTATTAGTTCTTTAATTATAATTACAAAATATTTTGTTTGTAATTATAATTAACTACGAAACTATAGTAATTCAGTTATAGCAGTAGTAATATGTCTTTCTTATGAGGATATAAATAATACCGCATATAGTAATGTATTAAATGCTAAGGAAATAAATAGAGGAGTAATGATAATGAAATTAGTTATCGAAATGGTAGTTGATACTGTTAGTGATTTTATTAACGAAAATGATGTTGACACAAGTTATATCGATACAGTAAATGAGGATACAGCATTATTCGGTGGAAAAGGATTTCTAGATAGTATTGGGGTTGTTATGCTATTGACAGAACTTGAGGAAAGAATCTCCGAAGATTTTGAAGTGGACTTAACTCTAGCGGATGAGAAAGCTATGAGTCAAAGAACATCACCTTTTCGAAGTGTTGGAACTCTTTCAAAATATATTGAGGAATTATTAAGGACTGAAATTAATGAATAGGATAATTATAATTACAGGTACCCGAAAGGGCATAGGTAAAAGTCTAGCCGAGTATTATTTGGAGCAAGGGGATACTGTTTTTGGGTGCAGTCGTGGTGAGTCGAGCATAATGCATGAAAATTATTCTCACTATTGTCTTGATGTTTCTGATGAGAAATCAGTTGTAAAAATGGTCAGGGATGTAAAAAGAAAACACTCCCGTATTGATGTGCTGCTCAACAATACAGGAATAGCTTCAATGAATCATTTTTTATCAACACCTTTGAGTGTCGCAAGAAAAATATTTGATACAAACTATTTTGGAACTTTTTTATTTTCAAGAGAAGTCTCAAAGGTTATGCTAAAGAAAGGATTTGGTCGGATAGTTAACTATACAACAGTAGCTTCAGCATTTAGGTTAGAAGGTGAATCTATTTATGCATCAAGCAAAGCTGCTATTGAAAATTTGACCCAAACTATATCTAATGAGTTAGCTCCATATGGAATAACAATAAATGCGATAGGTCCAACGCCAGTAGAAACAGATCTAATAAAAGCTGTTCCTAAAAATAAAATTAATGATTTATTAGCTCGGCAAGCTATACCAAGATTTGGAAATTTTGATGACATAAAGAATGTTATTGATTTTTTCATAGACAAAAAAAGTGATTTTATAACTGGACAGGTTATTTATCTTGGAGGCGTCAATAATTAGCATTGTTGGAGAATGTTCATCGTTCTCCATTATATTATTAATGACGTGATCTATAGATATT from the Dongshaea marina genome contains:
- a CDS encoding capsule assembly Wzi family protein translates to MRCWQASFIAFAFLNIHVAKASPWVEPDDPMLRVNLQQLADAGYIKAPLTTFPLQWALLNDDLQKIDPLKLPDYLNLAYRYVKHYYNDARLGRGTSRLKMLSTTQAPYRLGYGSFARDEWGVYSSYEHTDAKFSFRVNANYAKQTDGDKKFNYQGSYAAIANGSLTVAVGELERWWGPGWQSSLSWSQNSNAVPAISTSWFGLQNPILGDWSFISLVGQLDSTSPNNYLWASRISSKPWQWLELGGSFQSYWGASGQARYDEFPKVITDQEDTARRQTSLDMRIQLPSMGEVSQGIYGQIVSGQQQTKLSSYLYGYETSWFLAGQQAHLVFERQKLHDDYWLLNDDDPNLMVNEDRTINDQRLATLWSAGGIFFLVTSINCNCLFIGLTLKQNLSFIKPLWNISCRYGRGNFIWAPIIVLSMLMMIAWVCGLAGTFAFRSRWEA
- a CDS encoding SDR family NAD(P)-dependent oxidoreductase gives rise to the protein MNRIIIITGTRKGIGKSLAEYYLEQGDTVFGCSRGESSIMHENYSHYCLDVSDEKSVVKMVRDVKRKHSRIDVLLNNTGIASMNHFLSTPLSVARKIFDTNYFGTFLFSREVSKVMLKKGFGRIVNYTTVASAFRLEGESIYASSKAAIENLTQTISNELAPYGITINAIGPTPVETDLIKAVPKNKINDLLARQAIPRFGNFDDIKNVIDFFIDKKSDFITGQVIYLGGVNN
- a CDS encoding oxidative stress defense protein — translated: MKKMMLAALLALSSTLPLAAHAIDVPEAPHVITSGYAEVKAAPDMATLSFSVTQSNKESLAAKQQVDERVGKFLTELEQLGIAKTDIEAGNLITNPEYRYPKDQPRELTGYRATRQLTVRLNKLDDLSKLVDSALKVGINQVNRISYGVKEADKLKRKALQLAIKDSKHKASLLARSYDAKLGKVYAIEYQPQATPGPMPRYGMNMMAMEAKTNTYVKNDITFSDSIQVVFKLKE
- the serA gene encoding phosphoglycerate dehydrogenase produces the protein MMTRLSLDKEQLKVVLLEGIHPNASEIFKREGYHNITTLSGSLPPKDLVKTLKDARFVGIRSRTQLTPEILRQLPKLAGIGCFCIGTNQIALDAAQLMGIPVFNAPFSNTRSVAELVLGEILLLMRGIPKQNMLTHRGIWDKTARNAVEARGKTLGIIGYGHIGTQLGVMAENIGMKVCYYDIQNKLSLGNATQISYLNQLLAISDVVSLHVPETELTHQMIGARELSRMKPGSILINAARGHVVDIDALAEALRAEHIGGAAIDVYPQEPKANGDPFDCPLQEFDNVILTPHIGGSTQEAQKNIGTEVAEKLTRYSDNGTTLSAVNFPEVTLPPHNDACRLLHIHHNRPGVLTAMNHVFADSGINIAAQYLQTNADIGYVVTDVETENGEQLLTQLKQIEGTIRARILY
- a CDS encoding SLBB domain-containing protein gives rise to the protein MKRITIRQIIRYAKISMLGLCSLTAISNTTWAFTPSAQQISEFQKLPESQQKALAQQYGVDLSQFQATGSSDGQQQKQPVVPTIGQRQVDYQKNSQRSDTQKASPYQDKKLKPFGYDVFAGQPTSSTPLNDIPVPDDYMIGPGDELKIQLYGKENQQFSLDVSRSGEVDFPNLGPISVAGQTFSELKKSLKERVAKQMIGVDIAVSLGSLRTIPVFVLGDAYQPGAYNVNALTTVSQALIAAGGIDTVGSLRNIEIKRHGKLVEHLDLYQMLLKGNSKGDIRLRAGDVVFIPAKGPTVAISGQVQRPAIYELKGKETFAQAIANAGGIKAKGAKNDIALKRQTNSGIKVYTLNLTNKSDRSFRIENGDQLKVKKQSSQLTSYIKLKGAVVRPGVYQYHKGIRVSDLLTSINSSLTQGTDLDYALLVRKINLQGDIETYQFNLKDAILNKGSKDDLKLSNKDEILVFSEARASSNQSDDNSDLSNSDNNQATGNQKHSAYSGQQGQQGQQGQQGQQGQQGQQGQQGQYQQGQYQAQANSQAQSSGQDRLQQLQDNGIKKLSLTSLEQKTTSEQISDYSRNALLDPIIEELRLQANINQPVQIIEISGAVRYPGVYPLSVGERLSDLVRAAGGLEESADLNTAEMSRVTIVNGRQQITHKRFDLGTSLNSKVGGDFELQSKDRVNIFTKPEWREESSVTLKGEVKFPGTYTIQQGETLDDVIKRAGGLTRFAYPQGAVLSRESLKEQEASQIEMMKKQMEQEIAQLTLRRQTSVAQYPSSPSEAMKVVDELQNAKPVGRLVINLPAILKGNEQDDVMLQGGDLLYVPVKQKVISVVGQVQFPASFVFDPRESVSDYLNKAGGTKAQADDDRIYVIRANGSVMLPNNSYWFSRKNDELQPGDTIVVPINSNYLDKLSIASTATQMLYQIGVAYKAISD
- a CDS encoding Wzz/FepE/Etk N-terminal domain-containing protein, translating into MNESVKENQIIYVPVQQAIGPIEQQKDVEIDLRELFGVLWKSKLVIIACAFIFAIAGVIYSLMLPNLYQSSALLAPVQQQNQMSSLASKYGGLASLAGIDLGGGSGGDQTQLALATLQSREFITHFIHQHHLLPELMAAKKWDKSDNKIIFNSAIYNAKSNNWVGRSIGNETVSKPTDQDAYKTLSNMLSVNKDKETGFVTISINSISPYIAKQWVSWLIIDLNQWMKMKDIDSSKRNIQYLEQQLNKTSISDMQTVFYQLIESQTKKLMLAEAQNEYVFKTIDKAVVPDVKIGPRRLMIILLSFFSGLIISSLIIITKYFVCNYN
- the wecA gene encoding UDP-N-acetylglucosamine--undecaprenyl-phosphate N-acetylglucosaminephosphotransferase — protein: MRKVARRVGLLDKPSGRKKHKGSIPLVGGISLFIGVTCYLVLTSFSTPGSILYFGCALVLLIVGVLDDRFDLSVKSRMLIQLIVTVVMMVVGNLWLKSFGNLLGFGELNLRIGGIGYLVTVLGVIGAINAFNMVDGIDGLLGGLASVTLAGLGYWFYMAGLHQLAAFCFAFIAATIPYILLNLGIPWGRKFKVFMGDAGSMVIGFSVIWLLMQATQGTHTTMRPVTALWLVAIPLMDMVAIMARRIKKGQSPFKPDRNHLHHILLRAGFTSGQTLLVICVMSALLACIGLTGEMQDIPAPVMLLSFLVLFVLYNLAIRHIWRVTKLIRRFNRPSVKAGNKPGSLL